The Neovison vison isolate M4711 chromosome 5, ASM_NN_V1, whole genome shotgun sequence genome includes a region encoding these proteins:
- the LOC122907197 gene encoding LOW QUALITY PROTEIN: dysbindin domain-containing protein 2-like (The sequence of the model RefSeq protein was modified relative to this genomic sequence to represent the inferred CDS: deleted 1 base in 1 codon): MDPNPRAALQRQQLRLRERQKFFEEILQPDTEFVFPLSHLHLESQRPPIGSISSMEVNVDALEQVELIDLGDQDGADVFLPCEDPPPASQTSGLEEHPEELSLPMPTPDRTASRTSSSSSDDSTHLHSPNPSDGGVDMPLAQSDEEEDGADGGAEPGACS; this comes from the exons ATGGACCCAAATCCTCGGGCAGCCCTGCAGCGCCAGCAGCTCCGCCTTCGGGAGCGGCAGAAATTCTTTGAGGAAATTTTACAGCCGGACACAGAGTTTGTCTTCCCCCTGTCCCACCTGCATCTCGAGTCACAGAGA CCCCCCATAGGTAGTATCTCCTCCATGGAAGTGAATGTGGATGCCCTGGAGCAGGTAGAACTTATTGACCTTGGAGACCAGGATGGAGCAGATGTGTTCTTGCCTTGTGAGGACCCTCCACCAGCCTCCCAGACATCTGGGCTGGAGGAGCACCCAGAGGAGTTGAGCCTCCCAATGCCGACGCCAGACAGGACTGCATCCCGCACGTCCTCGTCATCTTCTGACGACTCGACCCACCTGCACAGCCCAAATCCCAGTGACGGTGGGGTAGACATGCCCTTGGCACAGTCTGATGAGGAAGAGGATGGGGCTGATGGAGGGGCAGAGCCTGGAGCTTGCAGCTAG